In the genome of Nocardia sp. NBC_00416, one region contains:
- the lpdA gene encoding dihydrolipoyl dehydrogenase, translating to MPDFDLLVVGGGPGGYVAAIRAAQRGLRVGLVEKERPGGVCLNWGCIPTKAMLRSAEVLQTIRAAADFGVHTDGVRVDFAAVRARKDAIVEELTDGVAGLLKANGVTVIEGHARLTGPTTVELFEVGGSPVFPGGPRYAADAAAAPTGTINATDVLIATGSVPARLPVPGADLPGVITSDGAFGLTEIPDRLVVIGGSAVGAEWASLFATFGSEVTVVEMQDRLVPLEDKEIGVALGRSFSKRGITVLTGSTVAAVTQAGERLQVRVTGPKKRDLDADVVLVGVGRRPNTSQLGLDVAGIETDARGFIRVDDRLRTNVEHVWAIGDVTGQALLAHVASHQGLVAADVIAGHDAHIDYTVIPAATFTHPEIAGVGLTEDAARAAGHDVITAKFPFAALGRAKTLGETEGFVKIVAGARHQEVLGVHIIGPSAGDLIAEGALAISLEATLDELADTIHAHPTLGEIGMEAALTGLGLPVHVAPTRKR from the coding sequence GTGCCGGATTTCGATCTGCTCGTGGTCGGTGGCGGCCCCGGCGGGTACGTGGCGGCCATCCGCGCCGCCCAACGGGGCCTACGCGTCGGCCTGGTAGAGAAGGAACGCCCGGGTGGTGTGTGCCTGAACTGGGGGTGCATCCCCACCAAGGCCATGCTGCGGTCCGCCGAGGTCCTCCAGACGATTCGTGCCGCAGCCGATTTCGGTGTGCACACCGATGGCGTCCGCGTCGACTTCGCCGCCGTGCGCGCGCGCAAAGACGCCATCGTCGAGGAACTCACCGATGGGGTGGCAGGACTGCTGAAGGCGAACGGGGTCACCGTCATCGAGGGCCACGCGCGGCTCACCGGACCGACCACCGTCGAGTTGTTCGAGGTCGGCGGGTCACCGGTTTTCCCCGGCGGGCCCCGCTATGCCGCCGACGCGGCCGCCGCCCCGACAGGCACGATCAACGCGACCGATGTGCTCATCGCGACCGGCTCGGTCCCGGCGCGGCTACCCGTTCCCGGCGCGGATCTACCCGGCGTCATCACCTCCGACGGCGCATTCGGGTTGACCGAGATCCCCGATCGGCTGGTCGTCATCGGCGGCAGCGCGGTGGGTGCGGAATGGGCGAGCCTGTTCGCGACCTTCGGCAGCGAAGTCACCGTGGTGGAGATGCAAGATCGCCTGGTTCCCTTGGAGGACAAGGAGATCGGCGTCGCACTGGGCCGGTCGTTCAGCAAACGCGGCATCACCGTGCTGACCGGGTCGACCGTTGCGGCCGTCACGCAGGCCGGGGAACGGCTACAGGTGCGCGTCACCGGACCGAAGAAGCGTGACCTCGATGCCGACGTGGTGTTGGTAGGCGTGGGCCGTCGCCCGAACACCAGCCAACTCGGACTGGACGTCGCGGGCATCGAGACGGACGCGCGCGGTTTCATCCGAGTCGACGACCGGCTGCGAACGAACGTCGAGCATGTCTGGGCGATCGGGGATGTCACCGGTCAGGCGCTGCTCGCGCATGTAGCCTCCCATCAGGGCCTGGTCGCGGCCGATGTGATCGCCGGGCACGATGCGCACATCGACTACACCGTGATCCCGGCTGCGACCTTCACCCATCCCGAGATCGCCGGCGTCGGCCTCACCGAAGACGCCGCGCGCGCCGCCGGCCACGACGTGATCACCGCCAAGTTCCCGTTCGCGGCCCTGGGCCGGGCCAAAACCCTCGGCGAAACCGAGGGCTTCGTGAAGATCGTCGCCGGAGCACGGCACCAGGAAGTTCTCGGAGTACACATCATCGGCCCGTCGGCCGGCGATCTCATTGCCGAGGGCGCACTGGCGATTTCGCTGGAAGCGACCCTCGACGAGCTCGCCGACACCATCCACGCCCACCCCACCCTCGGCGAGATCGGCATGGAGGCAGCCCTCACCGGGCTCGGCCTGCCGGTACACGTCGCACCCACCCGGAAGCGTTGA
- a CDS encoding NAD(P)H-binding protein, which yields MIVVTGATGNVGGELVRILTAAGEDVVGVSRRPVPLPDGVPHRSADLGDPDGLRTAFEGATALFLLVAGDDPAAILGVAKEKGVRRVVLVSSQGVGTRPAAYGHAAAFEAAVRDSGLDWTILRSGGLDSNAFAWAESIRADRTAAAPFGSVGLPTVDPADVAAVAAATLREDGHAGRTYELTGPELVTPRDRAAAIGAALGTPVRYVEQTRDEARAQMLTFMPEPVVDGTLAILGDPLPAEQRISPDVAHVLGRAPRTFADWATRTAAAFR from the coding sequence ATGATTGTGGTAACGGGCGCGACCGGGAATGTCGGCGGCGAGCTGGTCCGGATCCTCACGGCTGCCGGCGAGGACGTAGTCGGCGTATCCCGCCGCCCCGTGCCGCTGCCGGACGGTGTACCGCACCGGTCGGCCGACCTGGGCGACCCGGACGGTCTGCGGACCGCGTTCGAGGGGGCCACCGCCTTGTTCCTTCTCGTCGCCGGCGATGATCCGGCGGCGATCCTCGGTGTCGCCAAGGAGAAGGGTGTCCGGCGAGTCGTTTTGGTGTCGTCCCAGGGCGTCGGCACCCGGCCGGCGGCGTACGGCCATGCGGCGGCGTTCGAAGCCGCGGTGCGCGACTCCGGGCTGGACTGGACGATCCTGCGCTCCGGCGGCCTCGACTCCAACGCCTTCGCGTGGGCCGAGTCCATCCGCGCCGACCGCACCGCCGCCGCACCGTTCGGCAGCGTCGGGCTGCCGACCGTCGACCCGGCCGACGTCGCCGCGGTCGCCGCGGCGACGCTGCGCGAGGACGGACATGCGGGCCGGACCTACGAGCTGACCGGCCCGGAGCTGGTCACCCCACGTGACAGGGCCGCCGCCATCGGCGCCGCGCTCGGCACCCCGGTGCGCTACGTCGAACAGACCCGCGACGAGGCGCGTGCCCAGATGCTCACATTCATGCCCGAACCGGTCGTCGACGGCACCCTCGCCATCCTCGGCGACCCGCTGCCCGCCGAACAGCGCATCAGCCCCGACGTGGCACACGTCCTCGGTCGCGCCCCGCGCACCTTCGCCGATTGGGCCACCCGCACCGCCGCCGCCTTCCGATGA
- a CDS encoding SDR family NAD(P)-dependent oxidoreductase, with translation MAGVVIVGAGPGIGLAVARRFAREGMPIAVVARSDSTLKTIAAEPLGAPTAAFAADSTDETALRDALNSANEMFGVPDVVVYNAAVIQPDLPGELSVLAHQEAWAVNVVGAINTAALVAPAMVRRGSGSFIVTGGMPEPKPEYVSLSLGKAGLRALVTLLDKQYGPSGIHVATVTVDGPVAPGTAFDPDDIAEHYWRLHTQAPYQWEREIIHTGHGFGGVADSGVQERASGIVAEVLGAWQQAFNDRGTTDIASLFTEDAHFQGIDPDLRVGPTEISAYYDNVADGTTVTARVERAIRLGEDTVSGFAAAEFTSSTGELRQLRLSLVIQHVEDGWRIRQYHAAPAPERLQP, from the coding sequence ATGGCAGGAGTGGTAATCGTGGGCGCCGGGCCGGGAATCGGTCTGGCCGTCGCCCGGCGATTCGCGCGCGAGGGAATGCCGATCGCCGTGGTCGCTCGATCGGATTCCACGCTGAAGACCATCGCCGCCGAACCTCTCGGGGCGCCCACTGCTGCTTTCGCGGCGGACAGCACCGATGAAACGGCACTTCGCGACGCACTCAACTCCGCGAACGAGATGTTCGGGGTGCCGGATGTGGTGGTCTACAACGCGGCGGTCATCCAGCCCGACCTACCGGGGGAATTATCGGTACTCGCGCATCAGGAGGCGTGGGCGGTGAACGTGGTGGGGGCGATCAACACCGCGGCGCTCGTCGCGCCCGCAATGGTGCGACGCGGTAGTGGGTCGTTCATCGTCACCGGCGGCATGCCGGAGCCGAAACCGGAATACGTCAGTCTCTCCCTGGGCAAAGCCGGCCTGCGCGCGCTCGTGACCCTGCTCGACAAGCAGTACGGACCGTCGGGTATCCACGTCGCGACAGTCACCGTCGACGGCCCGGTCGCCCCGGGCACCGCATTCGATCCGGACGACATCGCCGAGCACTACTGGCGTCTGCACACCCAGGCGCCGTACCAGTGGGAGCGTGAAATCATCCACACGGGGCACGGCTTCGGCGGGGTGGCGGATTCCGGCGTCCAGGAGCGCGCGAGCGGGATCGTCGCCGAAGTACTCGGCGCTTGGCAGCAGGCGTTCAACGATCGTGGAACGACGGATATCGCTTCGTTGTTCACCGAGGACGCGCACTTCCAGGGGATCGACCCCGATCTGCGAGTCGGGCCCACCGAGATCTCCGCGTACTACGACAACGTCGCGGACGGTACGACGGTCACCGCGCGAGTAGAGCGTGCCATCCGGCTGGGCGAGGACACGGTGAGCGGTTTCGCGGCGGCCGAATTCACCTCGTCCACAGGCGAGCTCCGTCAGCTCCGCCTGTCTCTGGTCATCCAGCATGTCGAGGACGGCTGGCGAATCCGCCAGTATCATGCGGCACCCGCCCCGGAGCGGCTTCAGCCCTGA
- a CDS encoding haloalkane dehalogenase, which produces MPDTHVLDSTMHHREIGTGAPIVFLHGNPTSSYLWRNILPIVGPGRLLAPDLIGMGDSGKPPIDYTFADHARYLDAWFDALGLGEVVLVGHDWGGALAFDCAARHPGRVRGVAFTETIVKPMSWDEFPEAGRDLWRAIRTIGVGESMFLDDSFVQDGLRTISDRLGPADLEVYRRPYPTRESRLPLLRWARSMPLDATPSDVVARAEEYDQWLASSSDVPKLMVNFAPAYGTMTEPAVIDWCAKTISALDIRQYDEVAGHHTPEDQPDLLAAAISDWLDRNSLR; this is translated from the coding sequence ATGCCCGACACCCACGTACTCGACTCGACCATGCACCACCGCGAAATCGGCACCGGCGCACCGATCGTGTTCCTGCACGGCAACCCGACCTCGTCGTACCTGTGGCGCAACATCCTGCCCATCGTCGGCCCCGGCCGGCTACTCGCCCCGGACCTGATCGGCATGGGTGATTCGGGCAAGCCGCCGATCGACTACACGTTCGCCGACCACGCGCGGTACCTGGACGCCTGGTTCGACGCGCTCGGGCTCGGCGAGGTCGTGCTCGTCGGACACGATTGGGGCGGTGCGCTCGCGTTCGACTGCGCGGCCCGCCATCCCGGCCGAGTACGCGGGGTCGCGTTCACCGAGACCATCGTCAAGCCGATGAGCTGGGACGAGTTCCCCGAGGCCGGCCGGGACCTGTGGCGGGCCATCCGGACCATCGGAGTCGGCGAGTCCATGTTCCTGGACGACTCGTTCGTCCAGGACGGCCTGCGCACGATCTCGGACCGACTCGGCCCCGCCGACCTGGAGGTCTACCGGCGGCCGTACCCGACGCGGGAGAGTCGGCTTCCGCTGCTGCGCTGGGCGCGTTCGATGCCGCTGGACGCGACACCGAGTGACGTCGTCGCGCGCGCCGAAGAGTACGACCAGTGGCTGGCGTCCAGCTCGGACGTACCGAAACTCATGGTGAACTTCGCGCCGGCGTACGGCACGATGACCGAGCCCGCCGTCATCGACTGGTGCGCGAAAACGATCTCCGCCCTCGACATTCGACAATACGACGAGGTCGCCGGCCACCACACGCCCGAGGACCAGCCCGACCTGCTCGCCGCCGCCATCTCCGACTGGCTGGACCGCAACAGTCTCCGCTGA
- a CDS encoding pyridoxamine 5'-phosphate oxidase family protein, with amino-acid sequence MKPTVRAFLTEPRIATLTTIRSDGTPHVAPVRFTWDDTASTARVLTVATSRKARNVVTGGRVAICQPDGFRWVTLEGTATLSADPDRVAGAARRYHRRYRAAPPDPAGRVVIEIAVDRILTLNL; translated from the coding sequence ATGAAACCCACGGTCCGGGCGTTCCTCACCGAGCCGCGGATCGCGACCCTCACCACGATCCGTTCGGACGGCACGCCGCACGTCGCACCGGTCCGGTTCACCTGGGACGACACGGCGAGCACGGCCCGCGTTCTGACAGTCGCCACATCCCGCAAGGCACGGAACGTGGTGACCGGCGGGCGCGTTGCGATCTGCCAGCCGGATGGCTTCCGCTGGGTGACGCTCGAAGGCACTGCCACCCTGTCCGCCGATCCGGACCGGGTGGCGGGCGCCGCCCGCCGGTACCACCGACGCTATCGCGCTGCCCCGCCCGACCCCGCCGGTCGCGTCGTCATCGAGATCGCGGTCGATCGCATCCTCACCCTCAACCTCTGA
- a CDS encoding non-oxidative hydroxyarylic acid decarboxylases subunit D translates to MRCEPIAPLSATPSECPRCAHETSGKLCTSPVPGVWVVLQCGRCLYTWRTTEPARSSRRDAYLDSFELTEADIDNAMKYRPSRHWSAAAVGAAAAGRRRDPASMTSTEPTASDPPDIPAPGCPTHRRIFLTRSVHQWPFRFHRRVGQG, encoded by the coding sequence ATGCGTTGCGAACCGATCGCGCCGCTGTCCGCTACACCCAGTGAATGCCCTCGTTGTGCCCACGAAACATCCGGCAAGCTCTGCACCTCGCCCGTTCCCGGCGTGTGGGTCGTGCTTCAGTGCGGCCGCTGCCTCTACACCTGGCGCACCACAGAGCCTGCCCGGTCCTCCCGCCGCGACGCCTACCTCGACAGCTTCGAGCTGACCGAGGCAGACATCGACAACGCGATGAAGTACCGACCATCCCGCCACTGGTCAGCCGCAGCTGTTGGGGCCGCGGCCGCCGGACGACGAAGGGATCCGGCTTCCATGACATCGACCGAGCCGACCGCATCCGATCCGCCCGACATCCCTGCGCCGGGTTGCCCGACCCACCGCCGGATATTTCTCACCCGCTCGGTGCATCAGTGGCCGTTCCGCTTCCACCGAAGAGTGGGTCAGGGCTGA
- a CDS encoding TetR/AcrR family transcriptional regulator, with translation MTHSTTWKPGKRERLTAAAATVLHEQGVEKTTLADIARAADVPIGNVYYYFKTKDELVEAAIGTHGEALRALLAELDTLATPRARLKALVGGWVDQRDLAARYGCPTGTLASELDKRADGLDRKLAEHMRSLVDWAERQFREMDHGQDARELAVALVAAYQGISLLTNTFREPELMATEGRRLQRWIDSL, from the coding sequence GTGACTCACTCAACAACGTGGAAGCCGGGCAAGCGGGAACGGCTCACCGCCGCAGCGGCCACTGTCCTGCACGAGCAGGGGGTCGAGAAGACGACGCTCGCCGATATCGCGCGCGCCGCCGACGTACCGATCGGGAACGTCTACTACTACTTCAAGACCAAGGACGAACTGGTCGAGGCCGCCATCGGCACCCACGGCGAGGCGCTGCGCGCACTGCTCGCCGAACTCGACACCCTGGCCACCCCCCGCGCCCGACTGAAGGCGCTCGTCGGCGGCTGGGTCGACCAGCGCGACCTCGCGGCACGGTACGGGTGCCCCACCGGCACGCTGGCCTCGGAGCTGGACAAGCGCGCCGACGGCCTGGACCGCAAACTGGCCGAGCACATGCGCAGCCTGGTCGACTGGGCCGAACGGCAGTTCCGCGAGATGGACCACGGACAGGACGCGCGCGAGCTGGCCGTCGCGCTGGTCGCGGCATACCAGGGGATCTCGTTGCTGACCAACACCTTCCGTGAGCCCGAGCTGATGGCCACCGAGGGCCGCCGCCTGCAACGCTGGATCGACTCCCTCTGA
- a CDS encoding MerR family transcriptional regulator — protein MRIGALAHATGVNERLLRYYEDRGLLRPTRRANGYRYYTEADITTVAHIRSLLAAGLSTAVIAKILHCVHGDDEKPAPLPCPGMIAQLRSEHARIDHTITRLQVARQALDALIDPLATEPGSVSSTG, from the coding sequence GTGCGTATCGGCGCCCTGGCACATGCGACCGGAGTGAACGAGCGGCTGCTGCGGTACTACGAGGACCGAGGACTGCTCCGGCCGACCCGTCGCGCCAACGGCTACCGCTACTACACCGAGGCGGACATCACCACGGTGGCCCATATCCGGTCGTTACTCGCTGCGGGCCTGTCCACCGCCGTGATCGCCAAGATTCTGCATTGCGTACACGGCGACGATGAGAAACCCGCGCCCTTGCCGTGCCCGGGAATGATCGCCCAGTTGCGCAGCGAACATGCTCGGATCGATCACACGATCACCCGGCTCCAGGTAGCCCGGCAGGCCCTCGACGCACTCATCGACCCCTTGGCGACCGAGCCGGGGTCGGTTTCTTCGACCGGCTGA
- a CDS encoding PPOX class F420-dependent oxidoreductase, protein MTFTINEQQFLAEAGIGRLATVSPDGVVQNNPTSYRVNSDGTIDIGGMRMRTSRKYRNVEAGSRVSFVVDQQVSLEPYVIRGIEVRGTAEALDDEEPPFQPQERAVVRIHPERIISWGIDGGSFDFTGRSAE, encoded by the coding sequence ATGACCTTCACCATCAATGAACAGCAGTTCCTCGCGGAGGCCGGGATCGGCCGGCTGGCCACGGTGTCGCCCGACGGCGTTGTGCAGAACAACCCGACCAGCTATCGAGTGAACTCCGACGGCACGATCGACATCGGGGGCATGCGGATGCGTACCAGCCGGAAATACCGCAATGTCGAGGCGGGCAGCCGAGTATCGTTCGTCGTCGACCAGCAGGTCTCGTTGGAGCCCTACGTGATTCGAGGCATCGAGGTACGGGGCACGGCCGAGGCGCTCGATGACGAGGAGCCCCCGTTCCAACCCCAGGAACGCGCGGTTGTCCGAATTCACCCCGAACGGATCATCTCCTGGGGCATCGACGGCGGATCGTTCGACTTCACCGGTCGCAGCGCCGAGTAG
- a CDS encoding alpha-ketoacid dehydrogenase subunit beta, which produces MTYREALRETLREEMRRDEDVFLIGEEIGVFEGSYKITAGLLAEFGAKRVRDTPIAEEGFVGAAIGAAMLGLRPVVEIMTINFSLLALDQIVNHAAKIYGMFGGQTSVPMVIRTPGGGGQQLGATHSQNIELYYAFVPGLKVVAPSTPADARALLKAAIDDDDPVLFLENLSLYNTKGEVPENLPAAEIGKAAITRPGSDITLIGYSRMATVCTQVAERLAGEGISAEVIDLRSLRPLDRATLITSVRKTGCAVIGEDDWLTYGIGAEVAASLSDGAFDYLDAPVRRVAMAEVPLPYAKPLERLALPSADSLYTAALETLAAVGTRR; this is translated from the coding sequence ATGACCTACCGTGAAGCGCTGCGCGAAACCCTCCGTGAGGAGATGCGGCGCGACGAAGACGTCTTCCTCATCGGCGAGGAGATCGGCGTCTTCGAAGGCTCTTACAAGATCACTGCCGGCCTGTTGGCCGAGTTCGGCGCGAAACGGGTTCGCGATACTCCGATCGCCGAGGAGGGGTTCGTCGGCGCGGCCATCGGGGCGGCGATGCTCGGCCTGCGCCCGGTGGTGGAGATCATGACGATCAACTTCTCACTGCTGGCGCTGGACCAGATCGTCAATCACGCCGCCAAGATCTATGGCATGTTCGGCGGGCAGACCAGCGTACCCATGGTCATCCGCACCCCGGGCGGGGGCGGCCAGCAGCTGGGCGCGACACACTCGCAGAACATCGAGCTGTACTACGCGTTCGTCCCGGGCCTGAAGGTCGTCGCGCCGAGCACGCCGGCCGACGCGCGGGCACTGCTCAAGGCCGCCATCGACGACGACGATCCCGTGCTCTTCCTGGAGAACCTCTCGCTGTACAACACCAAGGGCGAAGTACCGGAGAACCTTCCAGCAGCTGAGATCGGCAAGGCCGCCATCACACGTCCGGGCAGCGATATCACACTGATCGGCTACTCGAGGATGGCGACGGTCTGCACCCAGGTCGCCGAACGGCTGGCCGGCGAGGGAATTTCGGCCGAAGTGATCGACCTGCGCAGCCTCCGCCCACTGGACCGCGCCACCCTGATCACCTCTGTGCGCAAGACCGGCTGCGCCGTGATCGGCGAAGACGACTGGCTCACCTACGGTATCGGCGCCGAGGTGGCGGCCTCCCTCTCCGACGGCGCCTTCGACTACCTCGACGCGCCCGTACGCCGCGTGGCCATGGCCGAGGTTCCGCTGCCGTACGCCAAGCCACTGGAACGGCTCGCCCTGCCGTCCGCCGATTCGCTGTACACCGCCGCGCTGGAAACTCTCGCGGCCGTCGGCACCCGACGCTGA
- a CDS encoding nuclear transport factor 2 family protein, with protein sequence MNGFGTNTRAVVEELLHRIAAGAPDSIAELYAPVSDWKLNWPEYEHGRPMTPWIRRRASRSDAAEHFREIGRHHVPEAVGTVIERIVVDGPDAVVLGEIRQTARATRRAYRSRFALHLTVENGLIIRHHVYEDSLAVAHAFDPQPVEPDHVF encoded by the coding sequence ATGAACGGTTTCGGGACGAATACACGCGCTGTAGTCGAGGAGTTGCTTCACCGAATCGCTGCGGGCGCTCCTGACTCCATCGCTGAACTGTATGCCCCGGTCAGCGACTGGAAACTGAATTGGCCGGAGTATGAGCACGGACGCCCCATGACTCCGTGGATTCGGCGCCGCGCCTCGCGGTCCGACGCGGCCGAGCATTTCCGGGAGATCGGCCGTCACCACGTGCCCGAAGCCGTCGGCACCGTGATCGAGCGAATAGTGGTCGATGGCCCGGATGCAGTGGTTCTGGGTGAGATTCGCCAAACGGCCCGGGCTACCCGACGTGCCTACCGTTCCCGTTTCGCGTTGCATCTCACTGTCGAGAACGGCCTGATCATCCGCCACCACGTCTACGAGGACAGTCTCGCCGTCGCCCATGCCTTCGACCCGCAACCAGTTGAACCGGACCACGTATTTTGA
- a CDS encoding PucR family transcriptional regulator gives MAAEKEFGQVLSSSELAAACRSAIPELTQRLMAAIFTDNPEWTDYSAVTRTDLIDGCQRFLTRALDLLGAGTECADQDDVAATIGRQRAEQGVPLEAMLRTFRLGGRIVWEALLDRAGEVPPAEFRETGTAMWAVIDGMSSALVTSYRGTEMDRVRRDERRRHSLIEDMLAGQGRDSLFASRAARELHLPVHGDYLVVVARGDSHPLHTGSETALHSLGVRSAWHERADSTVGLVALDGRAAEPVLQQLRPKVRGRAAVSPAVAGMAAIGTAHGLAVLALDTLPDDAAGVLISLDDRYPEALLLRSPDLTELLIARTLGPVLELPAKEREILLRTLSVWLAESCSAANAAPRLHCHRNTVINRLQRIATLLGRPLDGQRAYLEFSLALTALDLGATAHDTGPTR, from the coding sequence GTGGCGGCAGAAAAGGAATTCGGGCAGGTACTGAGCTCGTCGGAACTCGCCGCGGCGTGCCGGAGCGCGATTCCCGAACTCACGCAGCGGTTGATGGCGGCCATCTTCACCGACAACCCCGAATGGACCGACTACTCAGCGGTGACCCGCACGGATCTGATCGACGGCTGCCAGCGGTTCCTGACGCGAGCCCTGGACTTGTTGGGCGCCGGGACGGAGTGCGCCGACCAAGACGATGTCGCCGCGACCATCGGCAGGCAGCGCGCCGAGCAGGGGGTGCCGCTGGAGGCCATGCTGCGCACGTTCAGGCTGGGTGGACGCATCGTCTGGGAGGCGCTGCTCGACAGGGCCGGTGAGGTGCCGCCGGCCGAATTCAGGGAGACCGGCACGGCGATGTGGGCGGTCATCGACGGGATGTCGTCGGCACTGGTCACCTCGTACCGCGGCACCGAGATGGACCGGGTACGGCGTGACGAACGCCGTCGGCACAGCCTGATCGAGGACATGCTCGCGGGGCAGGGACGAGACTCGCTGTTCGCCTCCCGTGCCGCCCGCGAATTGCACCTGCCCGTCCACGGCGACTACCTGGTGGTAGTAGCCCGGGGGGATTCGCATCCTTTGCATACGGGGTCGGAAACGGCGCTGCATTCGCTCGGAGTCCGCTCGGCCTGGCACGAACGAGCGGACTCCACAGTCGGCCTGGTAGCGCTCGACGGTCGCGCCGCCGAGCCCGTGCTGCAACAGCTTCGGCCGAAGGTGCGTGGCCGGGCGGCCGTCTCCCCCGCGGTCGCCGGAATGGCCGCGATCGGCACCGCTCACGGTTTGGCGGTGCTCGCACTCGACACCCTCCCTGATGACGCTGCGGGGGTATTGATTTCGCTCGACGATCGCTATCCCGAAGCCCTGTTGCTGCGTTCACCCGATCTGACCGAGTTGCTGATCGCTCGCACCCTCGGCCCGGTGCTCGAATTGCCTGCCAAGGAACGGGAGATTCTGTTGCGCACCCTATCCGTCTGGCTGGCCGAGAGCTGCTCCGCCGCCAATGCCGCGCCACGGTTGCACTGCCATCGCAACACGGTGATCAACCGCCTGCAGCGCATCGCCACGCTGCTCGGCCGCCCGCTGGATGGTCAGCGCGCCTACCTGGAGTTCTCCCTCGCGTTGACCGCGCTCGATCTCGGTGCGACGGCCCACGACACAGGACCGACCCGCTAA
- the pdhA gene encoding pyruvate dehydrogenase (acetyl-transferring) E1 component subunit alpha gives MTTSTTPHDTGSPATEPGAIDAIATRIAAADRDTLRGLFREILFVRRFEERTAQSYQQAKIGGYCHLNLGEEATVVGLGAAMRPTDYLFTNYREHGYALAKGIEPGRVMAELYGRSTGTSKGWGGSMHMYDTATRLLGGYAIVGGQIPLAVGAALAIDYRGDDDVVVCQMGEGTTNIGAFHESLNIAALWHLPIVFLVVNNQTGMGTTVENSSAEPDLWKRAAAYRMRGERVDGTDVLAVRDVASELIETARREGRPALLETVSHRLKGHSVVDPAKYRTDEDVSIARDHDPVTLWRTRLLDAGVLTEQSVSDIEDEVTERVAAAVEFADSSPHPEPSSLFDYTYATPVAGDSRRLPADPLFAG, from the coding sequence GTGACGACCAGCACCACGCCGCACGACACCGGGTCGCCGGCCACCGAACCCGGAGCGATCGACGCCATCGCGACCCGGATCGCCGCAGCGGACCGGGATACCCTGCGCGGCCTGTTCCGAGAAATATTGTTCGTGCGCCGCTTCGAAGAGCGCACCGCGCAGAGCTACCAGCAGGCCAAGATCGGCGGGTACTGCCACCTCAATCTGGGTGAGGAAGCCACCGTTGTGGGCCTGGGCGCGGCGATGCGCCCCACCGACTACCTGTTCACCAATTACCGGGAGCACGGCTATGCCCTGGCCAAGGGCATCGAGCCGGGCCGCGTCATGGCCGAACTCTACGGCCGTTCCACCGGCACCTCGAAGGGCTGGGGCGGTTCGATGCACATGTACGACACCGCGACCCGCTTGCTCGGCGGTTATGCCATCGTCGGCGGCCAGATCCCGCTGGCCGTCGGCGCCGCGCTCGCCATCGACTACCGTGGCGACGACGACGTCGTCGTGTGCCAGATGGGCGAGGGCACCACGAATATCGGCGCCTTCCACGAGTCACTGAATATCGCCGCGCTGTGGCACCTGCCGATCGTTTTCCTGGTGGTCAACAACCAGACGGGCATGGGCACCACGGTCGAGAACTCCTCCGCCGAGCCCGATCTGTGGAAGCGCGCCGCGGCTTACCGGATGCGTGGCGAACGGGTCGACGGTACCGATGTGCTGGCCGTCCGAGACGTGGCGAGCGAATTGATCGAAACGGCTCGGCGCGAAGGTCGGCCGGCGCTGCTGGAGACGGTCAGCCACCGGCTCAAGGGACACTCCGTGGTCGATCCCGCGAAGTACCGCACCGACGAGGATGTCTCGATCGCGCGCGACCACGACCCCGTCACACTGTGGCGGACCCGGTTGCTCGACGCCGGCGTGCTCACCGAGCAGTCGGTCTCCGATATCGAAGACGAGGTGACCGAACGGGTCGCCGCCGCCGTGGAATTCGCGGATTCCAGTCCACATCCGGAGCCGTCGAGCCTCTTCGACTACACCTATGCGACGCCGGTGGCCGGAGACTCCCGCCGGCTGCCGGCCGACCCACTCTTCGCTGGATAA